Genomic segment of Nitrospira sp.:
CTCCGCTCCGCGCGCCCTGGCGGCTTCGGCCAGGGCATACCCCATTTTTCCCGACGACCGGTTGGAAATAAACCGCACGGGATCGATCGCCTCTTGAGTCGGCCCGGCGGAAATGAGCACCCGCCGACCCGCCCAGTCTTGTCGTGGGTATAGTGCGGTATGGATGGCTGCCAGGATGCGTTGTTCATCCGCTAATCGTCCCTGGCCGGATCGGCCGGACGCGAGGGGGCCTTCTTCCGGCTCAACGATGATTGCCCCGCGCGCCCTGAGAACGGCCACATGTTCCACGACCGTCGGGTGCTGCCACATGTCCCCGTCCATGGCGGGAGCAATAATCACGGGACACTGGGTTGTGAGAAGCATCGTTGAGAGGAGATCGTCGGCGAGTCCAAGCGCGGCCTTGGCAAGGCAATTGGCCGTGGCCGGTGCAATCACAATGGCCTGGGCCTGCTCCGGAAGCGAGAGATGGAGCATCTCCTGATGGGCTTCGAAGAGATCGGTAGCGACGTGCGAGCCGGAGAGAACTTCAAACGTCAGCGGCGTGACGAAGCGGCAGGCGCCTGCGGTCAGGACCACGTTCACCGTCGCGGCTTCACGCCGAAGCAGGCGTAGAAGACTCACCGCTTTATAGGCGGCGATACTCCCCGTGACGGCGAGCACAAGGCGGACACCCGGGAGTGAGGGGCCGGTGGTCTGCACGAACGAAGACTACTCCTCGCCCTCCGGGGCGGCAGCCGGTTTGGCGGTATCGTCGACGTACACGCTCAGCTCTTTCTTGATTTCCTTGGCGTCTTCTCCGGTCATCATGGCGAGCCGTTCGGTTTCGCCTTCCTTCACCCTCTTGGATTCCTTGATGGCGTCACGGGCTTCCTTGCCCACGAGGAACTTCACCTTGTGACGCAGGACTTCGTCGAGCGCGATGCTGGTTTCTTTGGTGAACTTGGATGACGCGGTCATGCGCGCCCCCTGCACCAACTGCTTGGCCCGCTGCGCAGCCACGATTACCAGACGGTGGCGTGAATCGAATTCTTCGCTGGAGTATTCAGGCAATAACGTCAACATTTCACCCATGATTCGACTGCTCCTTTGATGCGGGGGCCTGAGCGTTGTGGCCCGGCTTGCCCTCTTTGTCGAGAATAAACTTTTCTTCCAACCACGTCATGTTCAGGCGTTTGGTTTTGGTTCGTTCCGCCAGAAAAATGCTTTCGAGTTCTTTCAACGATTGTTTCAGATCGTCGTTCCGCACGATGTAGTAATACTCGCGGTAGCTCCACACTTCTTCCTTGGCCTTCTGCAGGCGGCGTTGAATTTCCTCCGGCGAGTCTCCGGCCCTGTTCTGCAGCCTGGTGCGCAGGGTGTCAAACGAAGGCGGAAGAATGAAAATATAGACGCCGTCCTCAAACTTCTTTTTCACCGAGCGGGCACCCTGCACGTCGATTTCGAGGAGGACATCGATGCCCTGCTCTATTTGTTCCGTCAATTCCTTGCGCGGGGTCCCGTACAAGTTGCCGTAGACATGGGCCCATTCGACAAACTCGTTCTTGTCGATCATCTGCCGGAAGGCCGTCTCGTCCAGGAAATGGTAATCCTTGCCGTCGACCTCTCCCGGCCGCGGCTTTCTTGTGGTGTAGGACACCGAATGCCAGAGACCGGGGACGTTGGCCGTGAGCTGTTTGCACAGCGTCGTCTTTCCACTTCCCGATGGCGCGGAAATGATGAAGAGAATGCCTCGTCGTACTTGTGCCGGTTTCTCGTTGGTTGGAACGGGCGCGGTGCTCATAGAATCAGGCTGCCGTTCAGAAGACCGGCATTACTCCACATTTTGAACTTGTTCGCGCAATTTTTCCAGTTCGGCTTTCATACGGACGACCAGTGCGGCGATGTCGGCGTCGTTCGCTTTCGAGCCGATGGTGTTCACTTCGCGCCCCATTTCCTGGAGAAGAAACTCTAACGTCTTCCCCACGGACTCCTTGCTGCGGAGCGTCTGGTCGAACTGTAGCATATGTGACTCAAGTCTGACCAATTCTTCCGAGATGTCTGAACGGTCGGCATAGAGGGCGAGTTCCTGCTGGAGCCGTGCAGGATCCGGGATCTCGGCCTGGAGGAGGGCTTCGATCCGCCCCTTCATCCGGCCAAATGCATTGGTTGCCAGCTCCGGAGCCCTCTCCGCTACGGTGGATTTAGCGGTGCGAATCGCGTCCAGGTGCGAGATCAGGTCCTTGGCCAGGGCGTCCCCTTCCCGCTTGCGCATCTTTTCGAGGTCCGTCAACGCGACCCCGAGGGCTCGCAAGACCGTCTTGCCCAGGTGTTCCGTGTCGACCGGTTCATCGGTAATCGACACGATGTCGCGAAAGCCGGCTAACAGAGAAATGTCGATGGTGCCTTTTAGCCCCAAACTCTTTTGCAGCTTTTTGAGCGCCCCATGATACTGCTTGGCGAGGGCTTGATCGATCTGCACGGTTTTCAGGCTGCCGCCGGCGGCATGGACGGAGACTGAGACATCGACGCGGCCTCGCAGGCAGCGTTGCTGGACCGCCTTGCGGATCGGATCTTCCAATTGCGCGAGGGATCGTGGAACCCGCACGGCGACTTCCAGAAACCGGTGGTTGACCGAGCGGATCTCTACGGTCACGCCGGCGTTGTCCGACGCGACGTCCTTTTTCCCATAGCCTGTCATGCTGCGAATCATCGTGCAATTTTTCCTTCCCAATGGCAATCGGTGTAGAGCGTGCAGATCCCGCATTTCGGTGCGCGCGCGAGGCAGACGTACCGGCCGTGCAGAAGGAGTCGTTGCGATCCTTCTGTCCATTGGCGTGCGGGCATCAACTGCTGCAAGTCAGATTCAATCTTTTCGGGATCCGTATGGTGTGTGAGGTGCAATCGTCCGGAGACGCGCTTCACATGGGTATCGACCACGATCGCCGGTTTCTCGAACGCATTGCCAAGGAGCACATTGGCCGTTTTGCGTCCGACCCCCGGCAGGGTCGTGAGGGCGTCCATCGTCTCGGGCACCTTCCCGTGAAATCGCTCGGTGACGACCTTCGCGCAGTGGATCAGGTTCTTGGCTTTTGTCTTGAAAAACCCGGTCGGACGAATCAGCGCCTCCAATTCCGTCGGATCGGCCTCCGCATAGTCACGCGGGTTGTGGTATCGGCGGAAGAGCTTCGGGGTGACCTGGTTGACACGCTGATCGGTACACTGTGCCGACAGGATTGTCGCGACCAGCAGTTCCCAGGGACTGCGATGGTCCAATTCCACCTTCACTGCCGGTGCGGTGTCCCGTAGGGTGGCGAGGATGCGCTGGAGGCGGCGGCGTTCCGCGGCGGCGGATGATGGTGGAATGGCGGCGGATTTCATGATGCGTTGGTCGTGGGCGCCAATTGTGCAGTGGTCAGGAGTGAGATGCAAGTGCCAGGTCCTGT
This window contains:
- the rpoZ gene encoding DNA-directed RNA polymerase subunit omega; this encodes MGEMLTLLPEYSSEEFDSRHRLVIVAAQRAKQLVQGARMTASSKFTKETSIALDEVLRHKVKFLVGKEARDAIKESKRVKEGETERLAMMTGEDAKEIKKELSVYVDDTAKPAAAPEGEE
- the coaBC gene encoding bifunctional phosphopantothenoylcysteine decarboxylase/phosphopantothenate--cysteine ligase CoaBC; this encodes MQTTGPSLPGVRLVLAVTGSIAAYKAVSLLRLLRREAATVNVVLTAGACRFVTPLTFEVLSGSHVATDLFEAHQEMLHLSLPEQAQAIVIAPATANCLAKAALGLADDLLSTMLLTTQCPVIIAPAMDGDMWQHPTVVEHVAVLRARGAIIVEPEEGPLASGRSGQGRLADEQRILAAIHTALYPRQDWAGRRVLISAGPTQEAIDPVRFISNRSSGKMGYALAEAARARGAEVVLVSGPTALAAPTGVERCSVTTAEEMRKLIMSRFAWSDTIIMAAAVADFRPTQPSTHKLKKRHRPVTHLDLTPTEDILQELGTRRTTQFLVGFAAETEDLLAHAREKLHAKHVDLLVANDVSAAGSGFGSDTNRVVLLGADGQAEEVPLLPKREVADRILDRILALPTGRRTTKKPVRSHR
- a CDS encoding YicC family protein, with the protein product MIRSMTGYGKKDVASDNAGVTVEIRSVNHRFLEVAVRVPRSLAQLEDPIRKAVQQRCLRGRVDVSVSVHAAGGSLKTVQIDQALAKQYHGALKKLQKSLGLKGTIDISLLAGFRDIVSITDEPVDTEHLGKTVLRALGVALTDLEKMRKREGDALAKDLISHLDAIRTAKSTVAERAPELATNAFGRMKGRIEALLQAEIPDPARLQQELALYADRSDISEELVRLESHMLQFDQTLRSKESVGKTLEFLLQEMGREVNTIGSKANDADIAALVVRMKAELEKLREQVQNVE
- the nth gene encoding endonuclease III; amino-acid sequence: MKSAAIPPSSAAAERRRLQRILATLRDTAPAVKVELDHRSPWELLVATILSAQCTDQRVNQVTPKLFRRYHNPRDYAEADPTELEALIRPTGFFKTKAKNLIHCAKVVTERFHGKVPETMDALTTLPGVGRKTANVLLGNAFEKPAIVVDTHVKRVSGRLHLTHHTDPEKIESDLQQLMPARQWTEGSQRLLLHGRYVCLARAPKCGICTLYTDCHWEGKIAR
- the gmk gene encoding guanylate kinase; the encoded protein is MSTAPVPTNEKPAQVRRGILFIISAPSGSGKTTLCKQLTANVPGLWHSVSYTTRKPRPGEVDGKDYHFLDETAFRQMIDKNEFVEWAHVYGNLYGTPRKELTEQIEQGIDVLLEIDVQGARSVKKKFEDGVYIFILPPSFDTLRTRLQNRAGDSPEEIQRRLQKAKEEVWSYREYYYIVRNDDLKQSLKELESIFLAERTKTKRLNMTWLEEKFILDKEGKPGHNAQAPASKEQSNHG